DNA sequence from the Colletotrichum destructivum chromosome 9, complete sequence genome:
CCCCGCTCTGAGAAGTATCGTGAACCTCCAATTTCCAATGTGAACTTCCGCATCGAGGCCGTATATATCATTTTGGGTCCCGCGTTGTCACCGGCAGCGTATTGCATGCATGGTCTAAGGCTTGACGGCGTACATAACGGATATATTCAGGTAAGAATAGGGAATATTATTAATAGGCCAGCGGTGCTGGATATCGATGAAAGCATCGATGGCCCTTAAATTGAGTAAACAGATTTTGAGTTAGTTGGTGCTTTCTTTAGTGGTTCATCCGTGCGAGTGACACAAGCATGTTAAGACATGGGTATGCCCGGCCCGCGGCCCTCAGAGAGACGTGTGCCGCAGGTAGAACTTTCCAAGGAGTATCTTATTCATTCACTCATTAGAATCCTATCTCCTAGAGTCCTTACGATACAACCGCACTTAATGCCTATTTTTAGGCGTTTGCCTGCGACACATGGACAACTCGATTTATCGGACTCTGTCACTCCAATTTTTCACCGCCTGCATACCGATCCTGGGGCAGCGCCGCAGCGGTGGTTCAGGCAGAAGtcttctcctgctcctcgtccaggctTGAATCAACTTTCTCTGGAACCAGACGGATAAGTGCAATCATGCAGGGGATGACCAGCGCGATAAGAGCGGCATTGAGGCACAATGGTATGCGAGGATCCAAGCTTGCGCTCGAGTTGATGCCGTATGACACAGCCATGCCGCACGTCGTGAAGGCACGGAACAACCCGGTCGACCGCGCTGTCGACTTGACATCATTAGCAAAGGTGCCTAGAATCCAGTACAGCGAGAGCTGCGTCCAGTAGCCTGTAGTGAATATGATTAGAAACGGCAGGTAGGCCTCAGCCCAGCGGCGGCTGTTGACAACAGGGTCTAACCCTGTAGAACTGCCAGTTCCAAACTTGTGGTACTCAACTCCAAGCCATACAAAGGATGCCTATATGATTCTGTTAGAGACGAGGACAAGATCCATGGCTAGCTATATCAATTTGCAGTTGAAGGCTTACAGCTTGAGGAAGAACCCAGGAGCACAGAGCAACCCAAGCCCGGGTCTTCTGGGACAAACGCTGCATGTCAAGCAGCTTCCCGTAGATCATAACCATAGGAACAGTGCACATGGGCGTGACCATGGTGGATAGCGCGCGTGCGCGCACGGAGAAGTGGAGGGTGAGGTAGGTGCCCATAGTGCCGCCATAAAAAAAGGAGTAAAAGGCAGGAACAAAAACGAGCCACGACGTCTTCTGCCGGGCATGCGCCCAGAGCGCCTCGAACTCGCCCTTCCAGGTGATGTTGCGCCCCGACAGGTCTGGCCGCGTCCCGTCCTTGCGCCGGAcccgcgccgtcggcgacaagaGGAGGGCCCAGATGAAGCCTGTGCActcaaggccaaggaagATAAGGTACGTGAACCAggccacgccgccggcgctaGAGCGGCGGTAGTTGATGGCAAAGTTGATGATACCCCCAACGACAGCACCCGAGTTCATCATGGCCGACCATAGGCCGAGGTACCACCCGCGGTCCCTTTGGTCTGGGTATGTCTGCATGGCTGTCGTTGAGCTGACATACAGGAAGCCTGCTGTTAGCCCGTTGATAGTAGTGACCACAAGCAGGTACCAGTCCACGCCATACCGGGCGGACATATAGTACCCAGACCCAACTAGCGGAAACGCCAGCGTGGCTATAAAGCTGGACCACTTGATGCCTATCTTGTTGATAAGGGGCCCGCCAAATAGGGTAACTAAACTACCTGATACCTAATAAAGAAAAAGGGTAAGAAGAAGCTCTAGTCATAAGGCGCTACAAGGCGAGAGGACAGAGCCGGGCCTACATAGTTCAGAGTGGTGGCCAGGTTGGCCAGATACGGCGTCGAAAGCCCACCTCCACCCAGATTGGAGATGGCGTCGAAAATGGAGGGCCCGACGAAGCTGATACAACCGAACAGGATGACCTGGAAGAGGACGCTGCGGAAAATTTTGCCGAAGCCCCTGCTAGCCAGGTAAGCCTGGTCAACATCTGGCCTGGCCTTGTGCTCGTCGTGGTCATGTGAGTTGTGCCCGGGCGCTGTCGCTAGCTCGATGGTGTCGCCATCCTTGGATGACATAGCGGCTGCCATTGGGATGACGGCGGATGACAACT
Encoded proteins:
- a CDS encoding Putative major facilitator superfamily, MFS transporter superfamily: MAAAMSSKDGDTIELATAPGHNSHDHDEHKARPDVDQAYLASRGFGKIFRSVLFQVILFGCISFVGPSIFDAISNLGGGGLSTPYLANLATTLNYVSGSLVTLFGGPLINKIGIKWSSFIATLAFPLVGSGYYMSARYGVDWYLLVVTTINGLTAGFLYVSSTTAMQTYPDQRDRGWYLGLWSAMMNSGAVVGGIINFAINYRRSSAGGVAWFTYLIFLGLECTGFIWALLLSPTARVRRKDGTRPDLSGRNITWKGEFEALWAHARQKTSWLVFVPAFYSFFYGGTMGTYLTLHFSVRARALSTMVTPMCTVPMVMIYGKLLDMQRLSQKTRAWVALCSWVLPQAASFVWLGVEYHKFGTGSSTGLDPVVNSRRWAEAYLPFLIIFTTGYWTQLSLYWILGTFANDVKSTARSTGLFRAFTTCGMAVSYGINSSASLDPRIPLCLNAALIALVIPCMIALIRLVPEKVDSSLDEEQEKTSA